A DNA window from Leopardus geoffroyi isolate Oge1 chromosome A1, O.geoffroyi_Oge1_pat1.0, whole genome shotgun sequence contains the following coding sequences:
- the GPRIN1 gene encoding G protein-regulated inducer of neurite outgrowth 1: protein MRDSCPSQQKASPALLRHTPTQSPGMDSRHSSPIGAGEGASCSEGPGRSLACPSLTCIPPQEAATKETLGAHGALISGTQETTFSGKPDPVSSVNTDLSSLENRNPVFLEKVDSKSSKQADSTSMGEEDAGPLRKAESMFIVKTEPAVLGKGDPVAPRRMDPVTPRKEDPGSLGKVGPVCSDKVDTVSPGKEDPVSATKVDPEFPRKEEPRYSGKELPVASREVASASVRKADLVSLKKKDPGPSRKMDPVSLLNADSASSEKTDPGSLGTLTPGSSGKTEPVSPGIVALGSSGRMDPTRLGMTDPASMGNTEIVSPTKEDPQFLGKVDPASSGKEDSMSTRVIKTMSAGQMGPVFSGKMEPTSLKNMDPVSSGRVGPVSLGKVEPVSSGKPEPLSPRQAEPMSMGKTETVSSQKEDPVSSTKVDPISLGNTKTASSGKVNPESKGRIDPVPSGPETPTFVGTAGLSSSVKGEAVTGGEADPLSSEKAGPMASGMVGPTASGKADPLALGKADTVNRGKAETIPPGELDSVSSGKVDPMTLEKTVLASLGKAETVPEEKVDPVPPEKGNPMNSVKVDPQASGKAEPKSEGKAETKPLGQEGPAEKAEAASLQKEKPLALEKGEPESSGKADPIASGKVEPAVLGKANAPSKAEPSSSGKLGSLPLEKAEASSSRQSDGKPCGPGASPAGTGSGGGLLEPAPAPSTAVSSPGQKDPTVAGTERSPGPEAAGPPVGPRTRDNFTKAPSWEASAPPPREDAGTQAGAQACVSVAVSPMSPQDGAGGPAFSFQAAPRAPSPAPRPPSRRDAGLQVSLGAAETRSVATGPMTPQAAAPPAAPPAFPEVRVRPGSALAAAVAPQEAAEPVRDVSWDEKGMTWEVYGAAMEVEVLGMAIQKHLERQIEEHGRQGAPAPPPAARPGPGRAGSVRAAPPEGPAKRPPGLFRALLQSVRRPRCCSRAGPTAE from the coding sequence ATGAGGgactcctgcccctcccagcaAAAGGCCAGCCCTGCACTCCTGAGGCACACCCCTACCCAAAGCCCAGGCATGGACTCTAGACACAGCAGCCCCattggggctggggaaggggcctcCTGTTCTGAGGGCCCTGGCAGGAGCTtggcctgcccctccctgacctgcATCCCTCCCCAAGAGGCAGCCACCAAGGAGACATTGGGGGCACATGGAGCCTTGATCTCAGGGACACAAGAAACCACCTTCTCTGGGAAGCCAGACCCTGTGTCCTCAGTGAACACTGATCTCTCATCCTTGGAGAATAGAAATCCTGTGTTTTTAGAGAAGGTGGATTCCAAGTCTTCAAAGCAGGCAGATTCCACTTCCATGGGAGAGGAAGATGCTGGGCCCTTGAGAAAGGCAGAATCCATGTTTATAGTAAAAACAGAGCCTGCAGTCTTGGGAAAAGGGGATCCTGTGGCTCCTAGAAGGATGGATCCTGTGACCCCAAGAAAGGAGGATCCTGGATCCTTGGGAAAGGTAGGTCCTGTGTGTTCTGACAAGGTGGATACAGTGTCCCCAGGGAAGGAGGATCCTGTATCTGCTACCAAAGTGGATCCTGAGTTCCCAAGAAAGGAGGAGCCCAGGTATTCAGGAAAAGAGCTTCCTGTGGCCTCAAGAGAGGTGGCTTCTGCATCTGTGAGAAAGGCAGATCTTGTGTCCTTGAAAAAGAAAGATCCTGGGCCCTCAAGAAAGATGGATCCTGTGTCCTTGCTAAACGCAGATTCTGCATCTTCAGAAAAGACAGATCCTGGGTCTTTGGGAACACTGACTCCAGGGTCATCAGGCAAAACTGAGCCTGTATCCCCTGGAATAGTAGCTCTGGGGTCCTCAGGAAGGATGGATCCTACTCGCTTGGGGATGACAGATCCTGCATCTATGGGAAATACAGAAATTGTGTCCCCCACAAAAGAGGACCCTCAGTTCCTGGGGAAGGTGGATCCTGCCTCCTCAGGAAAGGAAGATTCCATGTCGACGAGAGTGATAAAAACTATGTCTGCTGGGCAGATGGGTCCTGTATTTTCAGGAAAGATGGAACCcacatctttgaaaaatatggaTCCTGTGTCTTCAGGCAGGGTGGGACCGGTTTCTTTGGGGAAGGTGGAGCCTGTGTCCTCAGGAAAGCCAGAGCCCTTGTCTCCCAGGCAGGCAGAGCCAATGTCCATGGGAAAGACAGAGACCGTATCATCACAAAAGGAGGACCCAGTATCCTCCACAAAGGTGGACCCCATTTCTCTGGGAAATACAAAAACAGCATCTTCTGGAAAAGTGAACCCTGAATCGAAAGGAAGAATAGACCCAGTGCCCTCAGGTCCAGAGACTCCCACATTCGTGGGGACAGCAGGACTCTCATCCTCTGTAAAAGGCGAGGCAGTGACTGGGGGGGAAGCAGATCCACTGTCCTCAGAGAAGGCAGGTCCTATGGCCTCTGGAATGGTGGGTCCCACAGCCTCAGGGAAGGCTGATCCCCTGGCCTTGGGCAAGGCAGACACTGTGAACAGAGGGAAGGCAGAAACTATTCCCCCTGGGGAACTGGACTCTGTGTCTTCAGGAAAAGTGGACCCCATGACTCTAGAAAAAACTGTCCTGGCATCCTTGGGAAAAGCAGAAACTGTGCCAGAGGAAAAGGTGGATCCTGTGCCTCCAGAAAAGGGGAATCCTATGAACTCTGTAAAGGTGGATCCCCAGGCCTCGGGGAAGGCAGAACCCAAGTCTGAGGGCAAAGCAGAAACAAAGCCCCTTGGGCAGGAGGGCCCTGCGGAAAAAGCAGAGGCTGCATCTCTGCAGAAGGAAAAGCCACTGGctttggagaaaggggagccgGAATCCTCAGGAAAAGCAGACCCTATTGCCTCTGGGAAAGTGGAGCCTGCGGTCCTGGGGAAGGCCAACGCTCCAAGCAAAGCAGAGCCCTCATCCTCCGGGAAGTTGGGCTCCCTGCCTCTGGAGAAGGCGGAGGCCTCCTCTTCCAGGCAGTCAGATGGCAAACCCTGCGGCCCAGGCGCTTCTCCCGCGGGTACCGGTAGCGGCGGAGGCCTCCTGGAGCCAGCGCCAGCGCCCAGCACAGCGGTCTCCAGCCCAGGCCAGAAAGACCCGACGGTCGCTGGGACCGAGAGAAGCCCCGGCCCAGAGGCCGCAGGGCCCCCGGTGGGGCCACGGACTCGCGACAACTTCACTAAGGCGCCGTCGTGGGAGGCCAGCGCCCCGCCGCCGCGCGAGGACGCGGGCACGCAGGCGGGCGCACAGGCCTGCGTGTCGGTGGCCGTGAGCCCCATGTCTCCGCAGGACGGCGCGGGCGGCCCGGCCTTCAGCTTCCAAGCGGCACCTCGCGCGCCCAGCCCCGCGCCCAGGCCGCCCTCGCGCCGGGACGCGGGCCTGCAGGTGTCGCTGGGCGCCGCCGAGACGCGCTCGGTGGCCACCGGGCCCATGACGCCGCAGGCAGCCGCGCCGCCCGCCGCGCCGCCCGCCTTCCCCGAAGTGCGGGTGCGGCCCGGCTCCGCACTGGCAGCCGCCGTGGCGCCCCAGGAGGCGGCCGAGCCCGTGCGCGACGTGAGCTGGGACGAAAAGGGCATGACGTGGGAGGTGTACGGCGCCGCCATGGAGGTGGAGGTGCTGGGCATGGCAATCCAGAAGCATCTGGAGCGACAGATCGAGGAGCACGGCCGCCAAGGGGCGCCagcgccgccgcccgccgcccgtcCGGGCCCCGGCCGTGCGGGCTCCGTGCGCGCCGCGCCCCCAGAGGGTCCCGCCAAGCGCCCGCCTGGCCTCTTCCGCGCGCTGCTGCAGAGTGTGCGCCGCCCGCGGTGCTGCTCCCGAGCCGGACCCACGGCCGAGTGA